From the genome of Biomphalaria glabrata chromosome 1, xgBioGlab47.1, whole genome shotgun sequence, one region includes:
- the LOC106053332 gene encoding uncharacterized protein LOC106053332, giving the protein MATDVLERFIKKSQRNKLWAHARNKTTEKQLEGRLQHLQEEYDREYRHYIRKRNRIYRDLIDLRSLNEPKQNEDGEKTILHCSALATVTTIPKADLSLLVQGSQSIQTINSINNVPKSRSDALLPISTLTSTKTITEKESESHETKQRFNATNFKAIGRQTSRSDSSLVLNQSDSALFVLGSDNKQSMAGHDCIHVTFEETERVTRKTVDLDTACRYKEGSKTGVSCLHFPCHIPRTYHTIGYRRNDLIPRTSDITNRGFDPVPDERPAHPKDSTRSTNSIIEDITTFVPSKNEIPKWNNRKSKGTVKLNQSINGPMFSPKPLDPVLEQIRTGAVEEIGETPSMTRKTVRAKIRGLKQLVLEMRFRNDKTKPPDWAVNYGTRLPTRFLLNPAFPV; this is encoded by the exons ATG GCAACAGACGTGCTGGAGAGGTTTATCAAAAAGAGCCAAAGAAATAAACTCTGGGCGCATGCGCGAAACAAAACAACCGAGAAACAGCTGGAGGGGAGATTACAACATTTGCAGGAGGAGTATGACCGAGAGTACAGACACTACATTAGGAAGAGAAACAG AATTTATCGTGATCTTATTGATTTGAGGAGTCTTAATGAACCCAAGCAGAATGAAGATGGGGAAAAGACAATACTTCACTGTTCTGCCCTAGCTACTGTTACAACAATACCAAAAGCTGACCTTTCACTTCTTGTCCAAGGCTCCCAAAGCATACAGACAATAAACTCGATCAACAATGTTCCTAAAAGTCGTTCTGATGCCTTGCTACCGATCAGTACTCTGACATCAACAAAAACTATAACCGAGAAAGAATCAGAATCGCATGAAACGAAACAAAGGTTTAACGCGACAAACTTTAAGGCCATCGGACGGCAGACATCGCGAAGTGACTCCTCCCTTGTCTTAAATCAGAGTGACTCTGCTCTATTTGTCTTGGGCAGCGACAACAAGCAATCAATGGCGGGTCATGATTGTATCCACGTGACATTCGAAGAAACGGAAAGAGTCACAAGAAAGACAGTGGACTTGGACACTGCTTGTAGGTACAAGGAGGGTTCTAAAACTGGCGTCTCGTGCCTTCACTTCCCTTGTCACATTCCCAGAACGTATCACACCATTGGCTACAGACGGAATGATCTTATTCCAAGGACTAGCGATATTACGAACAGAGGCTTTGATCCTGTACCTGATGAGCGTCCTGCACACCCCAAGGACAGCACAAGGAGTACTAATTCGATCATAGAAGACATTACAACTTTCGTACCTTCCAAAAATGAGATTCCTAAATGGAACAATAGGAAATCTAAGGGAACAGTCAAACTGAATCAATCTATCAACGGACCTATGTTTTCACCCAAACCTCTTGACCCTGTATTGGAACAGATTCGAACTGGTGCCGTAGAGGAAATAGGAGAAACTCCTTCCATGACGAGAAAAACTGTCCGAGCCAAAATTCGAGGGTTGAAGCAGCTAGTACTAGAAATGAGGTTCAGAAATGATAAGACCAAACCTCCAGACTGGGCAGTAAACTATGGCACTCGATTGCCCACCAGATTTCTACTCAATCCTGCCTTCCCAGtctag